A DNA window from Coffea arabica cultivar ET-39 chromosome 6c, Coffea Arabica ET-39 HiFi, whole genome shotgun sequence contains the following coding sequences:
- the LOC113696229 gene encoding transcription elongation factor SPT6 homolog isoform X1, which translates to MVGKAVISDDEDEVGIEEEERDEEPEDGERIGRGHDDDEEDEDEEEGQDEYEDDGFIVSDVEEEQEEEEDDRADDGAERQKKKKRKKRESERNYVLDEDDYELLQESNITVPRPKLESKKFKRLKKAQRDTAEEHSGFSDEEEFDETGRRGRTAEEKLKRSLFGDDDGQPLEDIAEEEQLEEEDEADMGEEDEMADFIVDEEDSYDEHGAPVRRKKVNKKKARQAPGVSSTALQEAHEIFGDVEELLRLRKQGLVKMSRHDDSGEWKERRLEDEFEPIILSEKYMTEKDDRIREIDIPERMQVSEESTGPPPTDEVDDESSWILNQLGNGVLPLSMKGRTDTNEASNEPPIDKNHITRFLELMHVQKLDVPFIAMYRKEECLSLLKDPEQPESDNDDQNNSDKKPSLRWHKMLWAIQDLDKKWLLLQKRKSALESYYSRRYDEESRRVYDETRLNLNQQLFESITKALKAAESDREVDDVDSKFNLHFPAGEVGADEGQYKRPKRKSQYSICSKAGLWEVANKFGYSSEQFGLQISLQNMRMEELEDAKESPEEVASNFTCAMFETPQAVLKGARHMAAVEISCEPCVRKHVRSVFMDNATVTTTPTADGNAAIDSFHQFAGVKWLKDKPLTRFDDAQWLLIQKAEEEKLLQVTIKLPQAVLNKLISDSNDYYLSDSVSKSAQLWNEQRKLIIQDAFFNFLLPSMEKEARSWLTSRAKSWLSMEYGRLLWDRVSVAPYQRKESDSTDEETAPRVMACCWGPGKPATTFVMLDSSGEVIDVLYAGSLSLRGQNINDQQKKKNDQQRVLKFMMDHQPHVVVLGAVNLSCTRLKEDIYEIIFKMVEENPREVGHEMDNLNIVYGDESLPHLYENSRISADQLPGQSGIVKRAVALGRYLQNPLAMVATLCGPGREILSWKLSPFESYLTPDEKYAMVEQVMVDVTNQVGLDVNLAASHEWLFSPLQFISGLGPRKAASLQRSLVRAGAIFTRKDLLTAHGLGKKVFVNAVGFLRVRRSGLAASSSQFIDLLDDTRIHPESYGLAQELAKDVYKMDVGDDINDDDEMLEMAIEHVREKPHLLRAVHSSEYVAEKGLTKKETLNGIRLELMQGFQDCRRPYVEPSQDEEFYMISGETEETLSEGRIVQATARRVQPQRATCVLDSGLTGMLTKEDYTDDWRGFDDLTEKLREGDILTCRIKSIQKNRYQVFLTCRESEMRSNRYQSYREMDPYYHEDRSSLQTEQEKVRKEKELAKKHFKPRMIVHPRFQNITADEAMEFLSDKDPGESIVRPSSRGPSYLTLTLKVYDGVFAHKDIVEGGKEHKDITSLLRIGKTLKIGEDTFEDLDEVMDRYVDPLVAHLKAMLNYRKFRKGTKAEVDELLRVEKSEYPMRIVYSFGISHEHPGTFILTYIRSSNPHHEYIGLYPKGFKFRKRMFEDLDRLVAYFQRHIDDPHDSTPSIRSVAAMVPMRSPATGGSSGFGGGWSGSSNDGGWRGGQSADRDRGPRAGRSDYKNGANQDGHPSGLPRPYGGRGRGRGSYDGGRGNNNNSRQDGDYSSQKWGSKDNDDGWSNFAGAKVQNSPGREAFPGGWGGGGSGSGSGWGSSTADGGSGGWGGGSSGSGWGSGGAGGNSTGGWGADSGGWAQGSDAGTDAGNSAWGGSKKSSMQAEGGNGGWSGSSGGGSGW; encoded by the exons ATGGTAGGAAAAGCTGTAATTTCTGACGACGAAG ATGAGGTTGGAATCGAGGAAGAAGAGAGGGATGAAGAGCCCGAGGACGGGGAGAGAATAGGCCGCGGCCACGACGACGATGAGGAGGACGAAGATGAAG AGGAAGGTCAGGATGAGTATGAGGATGATGGGTTTATAGTTAGCGATGTTGAAGAAGAGCAGGAAGAGGAGGAAGACGATAGGGCTGATGATGGTGCGGAgagacaaaagaagaagaaacgcAAGAAAAG GGAGTCAGAGAGGAATTATGTTCTTGACGAAGATGACTATGAGCTCCTTCAAGAGAGCAATATTACGGTTCCTCGACCAAAGCTT GAGAGCAAGAAGTTCAAGCGACTGAAGAAAGCACAGAGGGACACAGCAGAAGAGCATTCTGGGTTTTCCGATGAGGAAGAGTTTGATGAGACAGGGAGGAGGGGAAGAACTGCTGAAGAAAAGCTCAAACGCAGCTTGTTTGGTGATGATGATG GACAACCGCTTGAGGATATTGCTGAAGAGGAGCAACTGGAAGAGGAGGATGAGGCAGATATGGGTGAGGAGGATGAGATGGCTGATTTTATTGTTGATGAGGAAGACAGCTATGATGAACATGGAGCGCCCGTGAG AAGGAAGAAGGTTAACAAAAAGAAGGCCCGGCAGGCACCAGGAGTTTCATCAACTGCTCTCCAGGAGGCACATGAAATTTTTGGTGATGTTGAGGAGCTCTTGAGGCTTCGCAAGCAAGGTTTGGTAAAGATGAGCAGGCATGATGATTCTGGTGAGTGGAAGGAGCGAAGGCTGGAAGATGAATTTGAGCCTATCATCCTGTCTGAGAAGTATATGACCGAGAAAGATGACCGGATACGTGAAATAGATATTCCTGAAAGGatgcag GTATCAGAGGAAAGCACTGGTCCTCCTCCCACAGATGAGGTAGATGATGAGAGTTCGTGGATACTTAATCAGCTTGGTAATGGTGTGTTACCTCTGTCTATGAAAGGAAGAACAGATACGAATGAGGCTTCTAACGAGCCCCCAATAGACAAGAATCACATTACAAGATTCTTGGAGTTGATGCATGTCCAGAAATTAGAT GTTCCATTCATTGCTATGTATAGGAAGGAGGAATGCTTGAGCCTACTGAAGGATCCAGAGCAGCCTGAATCAGACAATGATGACCAGAATAATTCTGACAAAAAACCTAGCCTGAGGTGGCACAAG ATGCTTTGGGCCATCCAAGACTTGGACAAAAAATGGCTGCTTCTTCAGAAGCGGAAGAGTGCTCTGGAATCATACTATAGTAGACGGTATGATGAAGAATCTCGTAGAGTGTATGATGAAACTCGATTAAATTTAAACCAGCAGCTTTTTGAATCAATTACCAAAGCACTCAAGGCAGCAGAGTCAGACCGAGAGGTTGATGATGTTGACTCAAAATTTAACCTGCATTTTCCAGCGGGTGAAGTTGGTGCAGATGAAGGACAATATAAGAGGCCAAAGAGGAAATCACAATATAGTATATGCAGTAAAGCTGGTCTATGGGAGGTTGCAAACAAGTTTGGCTACAGCTCTGAGCAATTTGGGCTGCAGATATCTCTGCAAAATATG AGAATGGAGGAATTGGAAGATGCCAAAGAATCACCAGAGGAAGTTGCCTCAAACTTTACATGTGCAATGTTTGAAACACCTCAAGCAGTGCTAAAAGGTGCTAGGCACATG GCAGCAGTTGAGATTAGCTGCGAACCATGTGTTCGGAAACATGTGCGTAGTGTCTTTATGGATAATGCTACCGTGACGACAACTCCTACTGCCGATGGCAATGCAGCTATTGATTCTTTTCATCAGTTTGCTGGAGTGAAGTGGTTAAAGGATAAGCCACTTACTAGATTTGATGATGCACAGTGGCTTCTTATTCAGAAGGCTGAGGAGGAGAAGCTGCTACAAGTTACTATCAAGCTGCCTCAAGCAGTTCTTAACAAGTTGATTAGCGACTCTAATGATTATTATCTTAGTGACAGTGTGAGTAAATCTGCTCAATTGTGGAATGAGCAGAGGAAGCTGATAATTCAGGATgcctttttcaattttcttctccCTTCAATGGAGAAGGAAGCCAGGTCTTGGTTGACCAGTAGAGCGAAAAGTTGGTTGTCTATGGAATATGGAAGGCTCTTGTGGGACAGAGTTTCTGTGGCGCCATATCAGCGTAAAGAAAGTGACAGCACAGATGAAGAAACTGCCCCCCGGGTTATGGCTTGCTGTTGGGGTCCTGGAAAGCCTGCCACAACTTTTGTGATGTTGGATTCATCTGGAGAGGTTATAGATGTTTTATATGCAGGATCTCTCAGTCTTCGTGGTCAAAACATCAATGATCaacagaagaagaaaaatgatcaGCAGCGGGTTCTAAAATTTATGATGGACCACCAACCGCATGTTGTTGTTCTTGGAGCTGTGAATTTGTCCTGTACAAGATTAAAGGAGGATATATATGAG ATAATCTTTAAAATGGTAGAGGAGAACCCGAGAGAGGTTGGTCACGAGATGGATAACTTGAATATTGTGTATGGTGATGAATCTCTACCACATCTGTATGAGAATTCCCGTATCTCAGCTGACCAGCTTCCTGGGCAGTCAG GTATTGTCAAACGGGCTGTGGCTCTTGGGCGCTATCTTCAGAATCCATTAGCTATGGTTGCTACGCTATGTGGACCAGGAAGAGAGATATTGTCTTGGAAACTTAGTCCTTTCGAGAGCTATCTTACTCCTGATGAGAAGTATGCTATGGTTGAACAGGTCATGGTTGATGTGACTAATCAAGTGGGTCTTGATGTGAATTTGGCTGCTAGCCATGAATGGTTGTTTTCTCCTCTGCAATTCATATCTGGTCTTGGACCGCGGAAGGCCGCATCTCTTCAAAGATCTTTAGTAAGAGCTGGAGCTATCTTCACCAGGAAGGACCTTTTGACTGCACATGGGCTTGGTAAAAAGGTGTTTGTCAATGCTGTAGGTTTCCTCCGTGTAAGACGCAGTGGATTGGCTGCTAGCAGTAGTCAATTTATTGATTTATTGGATGATACAAGAATACATCCCGAATCCTATGGTCTTGCACAGGAGTTGGCAAAAGATGTTTATAAAATGGATGTAGGAGATGACataaatgatgatgatgagatgCTGGAGATGGCTATAGAGCATGTCAGGGAGAAGCCTCATCTGCTAAGAGCTGTCCATTCATCTGAATATGTTGCCGAGAAGGGTTTGACCAAGAAAGAGACCCTTAATGGCATAAGATTGGAATTGATGCAAGGCTTTCAGGATTGCCGCAGACCTTATGTAGAACCAAGTCAGGATGAGGAGTTTTACATGATTTCTGGAGAGACTGAGGAAACACTTTCTGAAGGGAGAATTGTGCAAGCAACAGCTCGCAGAGTTCAACCTCAGAGGGCGACTTGTGTTCTTGATTCTGGATTGACGGGCATGTTGACAAAGGAGGACTACACAGATGACTGGAggggttttgatgatttgactGAGAAGTTGCGGGAAGGTGATATTTTAACTTGCAGAATCAAGTcaattcaaaagaataggtATCAGGTCTTTTTAACTTGTAGAGAGAGTGAAATGAGAAGTAACCGGTATCAAAGCTATCGAGAAATGGATCCATACTACCATGAAGACCGCAGTAGTTTACAGACTGAGCAGGAAAAGGTTCGTAAGGAGAAGGAGCTAGCGAAGAAGCATTTTAAACCAAGGATGATTGTTCATCCTCGTTTCCAGAATATCACAGCAGATGAGGCAATGGAG TTTTTGTCTGACAAGGATCCTGGCGAAAGTATTGTCCGTCCTAGTTCTCGTGGACCCTCATATTTGACCCTCACACTCAAAGTCTATGATGGCGTTTTTGCACACAAGGACATAGTTGAAGGCGGAAAGGAGCACAAGGATATAACAAGTTTGCTTAGGATAGggaaaacattaaaaattgGAGAGGACACATTTGAGGATTTGGATGAG GTTATGGATCGCTACGTGGATCCTTTAGTTGCTCATTTGAAGGCCATGCTGAATTACCGTAAGTTCAGGAAGGGCACTAAAGCAGAAGTTGATGAACTCTTGAGAGTGGAGAAATCCGAGTATCCAATGAGAATTGTTTATAGCTTTGGTATATCTCATGAACATCCTGGAACATTTATCCTCACCTACATAAGGAGTTCAAATCCACACCATGAGTATATTGGTCTATATCCAAAGGGGTTCAAGTTCCGTAAGAGAATGTTTGAGGACTTAGATCGCCTTGTTGCTTATTTTCAGAGGCATATTGATGATCCACATGACTCCACACCGTCAATAAGATCTGTGGCTGCTATGGTGCCAATGCGAAGCCCTGCAACTGGGGGCTCATCAGGATTTGGTGGTGGTTGGAGTGGTTCCTCTAACGATGGTGGTTGGAGAGGTGGCCAGTCTGCAGACAGAGATAGGGGTCCTAGAGCAG GAAGAAGTGATTATAAGAATGGTGCCAATCAAGATGGACATCCAAGTGGATTGCCAAGGCCATATGGCGgccgtggtcgtggccgtggctCATATGATGGTGGTAGGGGAAATAACAACAATAGCAGGCAGGATGGAGACTACAGTTCGCAAAAGTGGGGCTCCAAGGATAATGATGATGGATGGAGTAACTTTGCTGGTGCTAAAGTTCAAAATTCACCCGGTAGGGAAGCTTTCCCAGGTGGCTGGGGTGGTGGTGGAAGTGGTAGTGGTAGTGGCTGGGGGAGCAGTACAGCAGATGGTGGTAGCGGAGGTTGGGGTGGTGGCAGCAGTGGCAGTGGTTGGGGCTCTGGTGGTGCTGGTGGCAACAGCACTGGTGGTTGGGGTGCTGACAGTGGTGGCTGGGCACAGGGTTCAGATGCAGGTACCGATGCTGGAAACTCAGCCTGGGGTGGTAGCAAAAAGAGTTCAATGCAAGCTGAAGGTGGTAATGGTGGATGGTCGGGGAGCAGTGGTGGTGGTAGTGGCTGGTGA
- the LOC113696229 gene encoding transcription elongation factor SPT6 homolog isoform X2, translating into MVGKAVISDDEDEVGIEEEERDEEPEDGERIGRGHDDDEEDEDEEEGQDEYEDDGFIVSDVEEEQEEEEDDRADDGAERQKKKKRKKRESERNYVLDEDDYELLQESNITVPRPKLESKKFKRLKKAQRDTAEEHSGFSDEEEFDETGRRGRTAEEKLKRSLFGQPLEDIAEEEQLEEEDEADMGEEDEMADFIVDEEDSYDEHGAPVRRKKVNKKKARQAPGVSSTALQEAHEIFGDVEELLRLRKQGLVKMSRHDDSGEWKERRLEDEFEPIILSEKYMTEKDDRIREIDIPERMQVSEESTGPPPTDEVDDESSWILNQLGNGVLPLSMKGRTDTNEASNEPPIDKNHITRFLELMHVQKLDVPFIAMYRKEECLSLLKDPEQPESDNDDQNNSDKKPSLRWHKMLWAIQDLDKKWLLLQKRKSALESYYSRRYDEESRRVYDETRLNLNQQLFESITKALKAAESDREVDDVDSKFNLHFPAGEVGADEGQYKRPKRKSQYSICSKAGLWEVANKFGYSSEQFGLQISLQNMRMEELEDAKESPEEVASNFTCAMFETPQAVLKGARHMAAVEISCEPCVRKHVRSVFMDNATVTTTPTADGNAAIDSFHQFAGVKWLKDKPLTRFDDAQWLLIQKAEEEKLLQVTIKLPQAVLNKLISDSNDYYLSDSVSKSAQLWNEQRKLIIQDAFFNFLLPSMEKEARSWLTSRAKSWLSMEYGRLLWDRVSVAPYQRKESDSTDEETAPRVMACCWGPGKPATTFVMLDSSGEVIDVLYAGSLSLRGQNINDQQKKKNDQQRVLKFMMDHQPHVVVLGAVNLSCTRLKEDIYEIIFKMVEENPREVGHEMDNLNIVYGDESLPHLYENSRISADQLPGQSGIVKRAVALGRYLQNPLAMVATLCGPGREILSWKLSPFESYLTPDEKYAMVEQVMVDVTNQVGLDVNLAASHEWLFSPLQFISGLGPRKAASLQRSLVRAGAIFTRKDLLTAHGLGKKVFVNAVGFLRVRRSGLAASSSQFIDLLDDTRIHPESYGLAQELAKDVYKMDVGDDINDDDEMLEMAIEHVREKPHLLRAVHSSEYVAEKGLTKKETLNGIRLELMQGFQDCRRPYVEPSQDEEFYMISGETEETLSEGRIVQATARRVQPQRATCVLDSGLTGMLTKEDYTDDWRGFDDLTEKLREGDILTCRIKSIQKNRYQVFLTCRESEMRSNRYQSYREMDPYYHEDRSSLQTEQEKVRKEKELAKKHFKPRMIVHPRFQNITADEAMEFLSDKDPGESIVRPSSRGPSYLTLTLKVYDGVFAHKDIVEGGKEHKDITSLLRIGKTLKIGEDTFEDLDEVMDRYVDPLVAHLKAMLNYRKFRKGTKAEVDELLRVEKSEYPMRIVYSFGISHEHPGTFILTYIRSSNPHHEYIGLYPKGFKFRKRMFEDLDRLVAYFQRHIDDPHDSTPSIRSVAAMVPMRSPATGGSSGFGGGWSGSSNDGGWRGGQSADRDRGPRAGRSDYKNGANQDGHPSGLPRPYGGRGRGRGSYDGGRGNNNNSRQDGDYSSQKWGSKDNDDGWSNFAGAKVQNSPGREAFPGGWGGGGSGSGSGWGSSTADGGSGGWGGGSSGSGWGSGGAGGNSTGGWGADSGGWAQGSDAGTDAGNSAWGGSKKSSMQAEGGNGGWSGSSGGGSGW; encoded by the exons ATGGTAGGAAAAGCTGTAATTTCTGACGACGAAG ATGAGGTTGGAATCGAGGAAGAAGAGAGGGATGAAGAGCCCGAGGACGGGGAGAGAATAGGCCGCGGCCACGACGACGATGAGGAGGACGAAGATGAAG AGGAAGGTCAGGATGAGTATGAGGATGATGGGTTTATAGTTAGCGATGTTGAAGAAGAGCAGGAAGAGGAGGAAGACGATAGGGCTGATGATGGTGCGGAgagacaaaagaagaagaaacgcAAGAAAAG GGAGTCAGAGAGGAATTATGTTCTTGACGAAGATGACTATGAGCTCCTTCAAGAGAGCAATATTACGGTTCCTCGACCAAAGCTT GAGAGCAAGAAGTTCAAGCGACTGAAGAAAGCACAGAGGGACACAGCAGAAGAGCATTCTGGGTTTTCCGATGAGGAAGAGTTTGATGAGACAGGGAGGAGGGGAAGAACTGCTGAAGAAAAGCTCAAACGCAGCTTGTTTG GACAACCGCTTGAGGATATTGCTGAAGAGGAGCAACTGGAAGAGGAGGATGAGGCAGATATGGGTGAGGAGGATGAGATGGCTGATTTTATTGTTGATGAGGAAGACAGCTATGATGAACATGGAGCGCCCGTGAG AAGGAAGAAGGTTAACAAAAAGAAGGCCCGGCAGGCACCAGGAGTTTCATCAACTGCTCTCCAGGAGGCACATGAAATTTTTGGTGATGTTGAGGAGCTCTTGAGGCTTCGCAAGCAAGGTTTGGTAAAGATGAGCAGGCATGATGATTCTGGTGAGTGGAAGGAGCGAAGGCTGGAAGATGAATTTGAGCCTATCATCCTGTCTGAGAAGTATATGACCGAGAAAGATGACCGGATACGTGAAATAGATATTCCTGAAAGGatgcag GTATCAGAGGAAAGCACTGGTCCTCCTCCCACAGATGAGGTAGATGATGAGAGTTCGTGGATACTTAATCAGCTTGGTAATGGTGTGTTACCTCTGTCTATGAAAGGAAGAACAGATACGAATGAGGCTTCTAACGAGCCCCCAATAGACAAGAATCACATTACAAGATTCTTGGAGTTGATGCATGTCCAGAAATTAGAT GTTCCATTCATTGCTATGTATAGGAAGGAGGAATGCTTGAGCCTACTGAAGGATCCAGAGCAGCCTGAATCAGACAATGATGACCAGAATAATTCTGACAAAAAACCTAGCCTGAGGTGGCACAAG ATGCTTTGGGCCATCCAAGACTTGGACAAAAAATGGCTGCTTCTTCAGAAGCGGAAGAGTGCTCTGGAATCATACTATAGTAGACGGTATGATGAAGAATCTCGTAGAGTGTATGATGAAACTCGATTAAATTTAAACCAGCAGCTTTTTGAATCAATTACCAAAGCACTCAAGGCAGCAGAGTCAGACCGAGAGGTTGATGATGTTGACTCAAAATTTAACCTGCATTTTCCAGCGGGTGAAGTTGGTGCAGATGAAGGACAATATAAGAGGCCAAAGAGGAAATCACAATATAGTATATGCAGTAAAGCTGGTCTATGGGAGGTTGCAAACAAGTTTGGCTACAGCTCTGAGCAATTTGGGCTGCAGATATCTCTGCAAAATATG AGAATGGAGGAATTGGAAGATGCCAAAGAATCACCAGAGGAAGTTGCCTCAAACTTTACATGTGCAATGTTTGAAACACCTCAAGCAGTGCTAAAAGGTGCTAGGCACATG GCAGCAGTTGAGATTAGCTGCGAACCATGTGTTCGGAAACATGTGCGTAGTGTCTTTATGGATAATGCTACCGTGACGACAACTCCTACTGCCGATGGCAATGCAGCTATTGATTCTTTTCATCAGTTTGCTGGAGTGAAGTGGTTAAAGGATAAGCCACTTACTAGATTTGATGATGCACAGTGGCTTCTTATTCAGAAGGCTGAGGAGGAGAAGCTGCTACAAGTTACTATCAAGCTGCCTCAAGCAGTTCTTAACAAGTTGATTAGCGACTCTAATGATTATTATCTTAGTGACAGTGTGAGTAAATCTGCTCAATTGTGGAATGAGCAGAGGAAGCTGATAATTCAGGATgcctttttcaattttcttctccCTTCAATGGAGAAGGAAGCCAGGTCTTGGTTGACCAGTAGAGCGAAAAGTTGGTTGTCTATGGAATATGGAAGGCTCTTGTGGGACAGAGTTTCTGTGGCGCCATATCAGCGTAAAGAAAGTGACAGCACAGATGAAGAAACTGCCCCCCGGGTTATGGCTTGCTGTTGGGGTCCTGGAAAGCCTGCCACAACTTTTGTGATGTTGGATTCATCTGGAGAGGTTATAGATGTTTTATATGCAGGATCTCTCAGTCTTCGTGGTCAAAACATCAATGATCaacagaagaagaaaaatgatcaGCAGCGGGTTCTAAAATTTATGATGGACCACCAACCGCATGTTGTTGTTCTTGGAGCTGTGAATTTGTCCTGTACAAGATTAAAGGAGGATATATATGAG ATAATCTTTAAAATGGTAGAGGAGAACCCGAGAGAGGTTGGTCACGAGATGGATAACTTGAATATTGTGTATGGTGATGAATCTCTACCACATCTGTATGAGAATTCCCGTATCTCAGCTGACCAGCTTCCTGGGCAGTCAG GTATTGTCAAACGGGCTGTGGCTCTTGGGCGCTATCTTCAGAATCCATTAGCTATGGTTGCTACGCTATGTGGACCAGGAAGAGAGATATTGTCTTGGAAACTTAGTCCTTTCGAGAGCTATCTTACTCCTGATGAGAAGTATGCTATGGTTGAACAGGTCATGGTTGATGTGACTAATCAAGTGGGTCTTGATGTGAATTTGGCTGCTAGCCATGAATGGTTGTTTTCTCCTCTGCAATTCATATCTGGTCTTGGACCGCGGAAGGCCGCATCTCTTCAAAGATCTTTAGTAAGAGCTGGAGCTATCTTCACCAGGAAGGACCTTTTGACTGCACATGGGCTTGGTAAAAAGGTGTTTGTCAATGCTGTAGGTTTCCTCCGTGTAAGACGCAGTGGATTGGCTGCTAGCAGTAGTCAATTTATTGATTTATTGGATGATACAAGAATACATCCCGAATCCTATGGTCTTGCACAGGAGTTGGCAAAAGATGTTTATAAAATGGATGTAGGAGATGACataaatgatgatgatgagatgCTGGAGATGGCTATAGAGCATGTCAGGGAGAAGCCTCATCTGCTAAGAGCTGTCCATTCATCTGAATATGTTGCCGAGAAGGGTTTGACCAAGAAAGAGACCCTTAATGGCATAAGATTGGAATTGATGCAAGGCTTTCAGGATTGCCGCAGACCTTATGTAGAACCAAGTCAGGATGAGGAGTTTTACATGATTTCTGGAGAGACTGAGGAAACACTTTCTGAAGGGAGAATTGTGCAAGCAACAGCTCGCAGAGTTCAACCTCAGAGGGCGACTTGTGTTCTTGATTCTGGATTGACGGGCATGTTGACAAAGGAGGACTACACAGATGACTGGAggggttttgatgatttgactGAGAAGTTGCGGGAAGGTGATATTTTAACTTGCAGAATCAAGTcaattcaaaagaataggtATCAGGTCTTTTTAACTTGTAGAGAGAGTGAAATGAGAAGTAACCGGTATCAAAGCTATCGAGAAATGGATCCATACTACCATGAAGACCGCAGTAGTTTACAGACTGAGCAGGAAAAGGTTCGTAAGGAGAAGGAGCTAGCGAAGAAGCATTTTAAACCAAGGATGATTGTTCATCCTCGTTTCCAGAATATCACAGCAGATGAGGCAATGGAG TTTTTGTCTGACAAGGATCCTGGCGAAAGTATTGTCCGTCCTAGTTCTCGTGGACCCTCATATTTGACCCTCACACTCAAAGTCTATGATGGCGTTTTTGCACACAAGGACATAGTTGAAGGCGGAAAGGAGCACAAGGATATAACAAGTTTGCTTAGGATAGggaaaacattaaaaattgGAGAGGACACATTTGAGGATTTGGATGAG GTTATGGATCGCTACGTGGATCCTTTAGTTGCTCATTTGAAGGCCATGCTGAATTACCGTAAGTTCAGGAAGGGCACTAAAGCAGAAGTTGATGAACTCTTGAGAGTGGAGAAATCCGAGTATCCAATGAGAATTGTTTATAGCTTTGGTATATCTCATGAACATCCTGGAACATTTATCCTCACCTACATAAGGAGTTCAAATCCACACCATGAGTATATTGGTCTATATCCAAAGGGGTTCAAGTTCCGTAAGAGAATGTTTGAGGACTTAGATCGCCTTGTTGCTTATTTTCAGAGGCATATTGATGATCCACATGACTCCACACCGTCAATAAGATCTGTGGCTGCTATGGTGCCAATGCGAAGCCCTGCAACTGGGGGCTCATCAGGATTTGGTGGTGGTTGGAGTGGTTCCTCTAACGATGGTGGTTGGAGAGGTGGCCAGTCTGCAGACAGAGATAGGGGTCCTAGAGCAG GAAGAAGTGATTATAAGAATGGTGCCAATCAAGATGGACATCCAAGTGGATTGCCAAGGCCATATGGCGgccgtggtcgtggccgtggctCATATGATGGTGGTAGGGGAAATAACAACAATAGCAGGCAGGATGGAGACTACAGTTCGCAAAAGTGGGGCTCCAAGGATAATGATGATGGATGGAGTAACTTTGCTGGTGCTAAAGTTCAAAATTCACCCGGTAGGGAAGCTTTCCCAGGTGGCTGGGGTGGTGGTGGAAGTGGTAGTGGTAGTGGCTGGGGGAGCAGTACAGCAGATGGTGGTAGCGGAGGTTGGGGTGGTGGCAGCAGTGGCAGTGGTTGGGGCTCTGGTGGTGCTGGTGGCAACAGCACTGGTGGTTGGGGTGCTGACAGTGGTGGCTGGGCACAGGGTTCAGATGCAGGTACCGATGCTGGAAACTCAGCCTGGGGTGGTAGCAAAAAGAGTTCAATGCAAGCTGAAGGTGGTAATGGTGGATGGTCGGGGAGCAGTGGTGGTGGTAGTGGCTGGTGA